A section of the Oncorhynchus gorbuscha isolate QuinsamMale2020 ecotype Even-year linkage group LG06, OgorEven_v1.0, whole genome shotgun sequence genome encodes:
- the LOC124038307 gene encoding polyribonucleotide nucleotidyltransferase 1, mitochondrial-like isoform X1, with protein MCNVSFYLNMRHLLRLGLSLARLNVRLCHQSVWNSHGMIRKVGVDFGGKKLEISTGKLARFADGSAVVQLGDTTVMVTAVSKTKPSPSQFMPLVVDYRQKAAAAGRIPTNHLRRELGTTENEILTSRLIDRAIRPLFPAGYFYDTQVLCNLLAVDGVNDPDVLAINGASAALSLSDIPWNGPIGAVRIGLVNGEFLVNPTRKEMASSTINLIVAGAPLSQVVMIEASAENVLQQDFCHAVKVGVKHTQQIILAIQQMAREAKVSKRTPPKIFSAPLEMIELARQFASEKVYAVFTDFTHDKISRDDAINKVRFETEEQIKEKYPQAEPYEVMESFNMVSKEVFRNLVLNEYRRCDGRDLTSLRNISCEADIFKPLHGSALFQRGQTQVLCSVTFDSLESSIKTDIITTALSGVKDKNFMLHYEFPPYATNEIGKMSGMNRRELGHGALAEKSLRPVIPKDFPFTIRVTSEVLESNGSSSMASACGGSLALMDAGVPISSAVAGVAIGLISKANPEKPSEIQDYRILTDILGIEDYLGDMDFKLAGTNKGINALQADVKIPGLPLKLVMEAIQQATVAKREILGIMNKTIAKPRDKRKENGPVVENVRVPVSRRARFVGPGGYNLRRLQAQTGVTISQVDEETFSVFAPTPGAMNEAQEFITEICKDDQEQLLEFGAVYTATIMEIRDIGVMVKLYPNMSAVLLHNSQLDHKRIKHPSALGLEVGQQIQVKYFGRDPTDGRMRLSRKVLQSPAATVVKTLSEKQSISMGTGNGQATSTSS; from the exons ATGTGTAATGTTAGCTTTTACTTAAATATGAGACATTTACTGAGACTTGGGCTCTCGCTGGCTCGACTAAATGTGCGGTTGTGCCACCAAAGCGTCTGGAACAGTCATGGAATGATACGAAAAGTGGGAGTGGACTTCGGAGGGAA AAAACTTGAGATCTCAACAGGGAAACTTGCCAGATTTGCAGATGGGTCGGCTGTTGTGCAG CTTGGGGACACAACAGTGATGGTGACAGCTGTCAGTAAAACAAAACCGTCCCCCTCCCAATTTATGCCTCTAGTG GTGGACTACAGGCAAAAAGCAGCTGCTGCTGGTAGAATCCCCACTAACCACCTGCGGCGGGAGTTGGGCACCACTGAAAATGAGATTCTGACTAGTAGGCTAATAG ACAGGGCAATCAGACCGCTTTTTCCAGCTGGTTATTTCTATGACACTCAG GTCCTGTGTAATCTGTTGGCAGTTGATGGTGTTAATGATCCAGATGTACTGGCCATtaatggag cctctgctGCGTTATCCCTCTCTGACATTCCTTGGAATGGGCCCATTG GTGCAGTGCGCATTGGCCTGGTGAATGGAGAGTTTCTGGTGAACCCAACACGAAAGGAAATGGCTTCCAGCACTATCAACCTGATAGTGGCAGGAGCACCGCTCAGCCAAGTGG TGATGATAGAGGCTTCTGCTGAGAATGTGTTGCAGCAGGACTTCTGTCATGCAGTCAAGGTTGGTGTGAAGCACACACAGCAGATCATACTGGCAATTCAGCAGATGGCCAGAGAAGCAAAGGTGTCCAAGCGCACTCCTCCCAAAATATTTTCTGCTCCCCTGGAAATGATTGAGCTTGCTCGACA GTTTGCCTCTGAAAAGGTCTATGCTGTTTTCACAGACTTCACTCATGACAAA ATTTCCAGAGATGATGCCATCAATAAAGTAAGGTTTGAAACAGAGGAACAAATAAAAG AGAAATATCCTCAAGCAGAACCTTACGAGGTGATGGAGTCCTTCAACATGGTATCAAAAGAGGTTTTCCGCAATCTGGTTTTGAATGAGTACAGGAG GTGTGATGGAAGAGACTTGACTTCATTGAGAAATATTTCCTGTGAGGCGGACATCTTTAAGCCCCTTCATGGGTCTGCACTTTTCCAGAGGGGACAGACACAG GTTCTGTGCTCTGTAACATTTGACTCATTGGAGTCTAGTATTAAAACAGACATCATTACTACGGCGTTAAG TGGAGTCAAAGACAAGAATTTCATGCTTCACTATGAG tTTCCACCTTATGCAACCAATGAAATTGGAAAGATGAGTGGAATGAACAGAAGAGAGCTTGGTCATG GGGCACTGGCTGAGAAGTCTTTGAGACCTGTCATTCCCAAAGACTTCCCCTTCACAATTAGAGTTACCTCTGAGGTTCTGGAGTCTAATG GGTCCTCGTCTATGGCATCAGCATGTGGAGGCAGTCTGGCTTTGATGGATGCTG GTGTTCCTATTTCATCAGCTGTGGCAGGTGTCGCTATTGGACTCATATCCAAGGCAAACCCAGAGAAGCCATCAGAAATCCAGGATTACCGAATATTGACTGATATTCTG GGAATAGAGGATTACCTAGGAGACATGGACTTCAAACTGGCAGGAACAAACAAGGGTATCAATGCCTTACAG GCTGATGTGAAGATTCCAGGGTTACCTCTGAAACTTGTAATGGAGGCTATTCAGCAAGCCACAG TTGCTAAGAGGGAGATTTTGGGCATCATGAACAAGACCATTGCCAAGCCAAGGGATAAAAGAAAGGAGAATGGCCCAGTTGTCG AAAATGTCAGAGTCCCTGTCTCCAGACGAGCACGCTTTGTCGGACCAGGGGGATATAACCTCCGCAGACTACAAGCTCAAACGG GTGTGACGATAAGCCAGGTGGACGAGGAGACCTTCTCTGTGTTTGCACCTACTCCAGGTGCAATGAATGAAGCCCAGGAATTCATCACAGAAATCTGCAAGGATGAT CAAGAGCAGCTGCTGGAGTTTGGTGCTGTTTACACTGCCACCATCATGGAAATAAG GGACATTGGTGTCATGGTGAAGCTATATCCCAACATGAGTGCTGTTCTGCTCCATAACTCTCAGCTGGACCACAAACGG ATAAAACACCCAAGTGCTCTTGGATTAGAGGTTGGACAGCAGATTCAG GTTAAATACTTTGGGCGAGACCCAACAGATGGTAGAATGAGGCTTTCGAGGAAGGTGTTACAATCTCCAGCAGCAACAGTTGTTAAGACACTGAGTGAGAAACAGAGCATCTCCATGGGCACAGGGAATGGCCAAGCGACCAGCACCTCCTCTTGA
- the LOC124038307 gene encoding polyribonucleotide nucleotidyltransferase 1, mitochondrial-like isoform X2: MVTAVSKTKPSPSQFMPLVVDYRQKAAAAGRIPTNHLRRELGTTENEILTSRLIDRAIRPLFPAGYFYDTQVLCNLLAVDGVNDPDVLAINGASAALSLSDIPWNGPIGAVRIGLVNGEFLVNPTRKEMASSTINLIVAGAPLSQVVMIEASAENVLQQDFCHAVKVGVKHTQQIILAIQQMAREAKVSKRTPPKIFSAPLEMIELARQFASEKVYAVFTDFTHDKISRDDAINKVRFETEEQIKEKYPQAEPYEVMESFNMVSKEVFRNLVLNEYRRCDGRDLTSLRNISCEADIFKPLHGSALFQRGQTQVLCSVTFDSLESSIKTDIITTALSGVKDKNFMLHYEFPPYATNEIGKMSGMNRRELGHGALAEKSLRPVIPKDFPFTIRVTSEVLESNGSSSMASACGGSLALMDAGVPISSAVAGVAIGLISKANPEKPSEIQDYRILTDILGIEDYLGDMDFKLAGTNKGINALQADVKIPGLPLKLVMEAIQQATVAKREILGIMNKTIAKPRDKRKENGPVVENVRVPVSRRARFVGPGGYNLRRLQAQTGVTISQVDEETFSVFAPTPGAMNEAQEFITEICKDDQEQLLEFGAVYTATIMEIRDIGVMVKLYPNMSAVLLHNSQLDHKRIKHPSALGLEVGQQIQVKYFGRDPTDGRMRLSRKVLQSPAATVVKTLSEKQSISMGTGNGQATSTSS; encoded by the exons ATGGTGACAGCTGTCAGTAAAACAAAACCGTCCCCCTCCCAATTTATGCCTCTAGTG GTGGACTACAGGCAAAAAGCAGCTGCTGCTGGTAGAATCCCCACTAACCACCTGCGGCGGGAGTTGGGCACCACTGAAAATGAGATTCTGACTAGTAGGCTAATAG ACAGGGCAATCAGACCGCTTTTTCCAGCTGGTTATTTCTATGACACTCAG GTCCTGTGTAATCTGTTGGCAGTTGATGGTGTTAATGATCCAGATGTACTGGCCATtaatggag cctctgctGCGTTATCCCTCTCTGACATTCCTTGGAATGGGCCCATTG GTGCAGTGCGCATTGGCCTGGTGAATGGAGAGTTTCTGGTGAACCCAACACGAAAGGAAATGGCTTCCAGCACTATCAACCTGATAGTGGCAGGAGCACCGCTCAGCCAAGTGG TGATGATAGAGGCTTCTGCTGAGAATGTGTTGCAGCAGGACTTCTGTCATGCAGTCAAGGTTGGTGTGAAGCACACACAGCAGATCATACTGGCAATTCAGCAGATGGCCAGAGAAGCAAAGGTGTCCAAGCGCACTCCTCCCAAAATATTTTCTGCTCCCCTGGAAATGATTGAGCTTGCTCGACA GTTTGCCTCTGAAAAGGTCTATGCTGTTTTCACAGACTTCACTCATGACAAA ATTTCCAGAGATGATGCCATCAATAAAGTAAGGTTTGAAACAGAGGAACAAATAAAAG AGAAATATCCTCAAGCAGAACCTTACGAGGTGATGGAGTCCTTCAACATGGTATCAAAAGAGGTTTTCCGCAATCTGGTTTTGAATGAGTACAGGAG GTGTGATGGAAGAGACTTGACTTCATTGAGAAATATTTCCTGTGAGGCGGACATCTTTAAGCCCCTTCATGGGTCTGCACTTTTCCAGAGGGGACAGACACAG GTTCTGTGCTCTGTAACATTTGACTCATTGGAGTCTAGTATTAAAACAGACATCATTACTACGGCGTTAAG TGGAGTCAAAGACAAGAATTTCATGCTTCACTATGAG tTTCCACCTTATGCAACCAATGAAATTGGAAAGATGAGTGGAATGAACAGAAGAGAGCTTGGTCATG GGGCACTGGCTGAGAAGTCTTTGAGACCTGTCATTCCCAAAGACTTCCCCTTCACAATTAGAGTTACCTCTGAGGTTCTGGAGTCTAATG GGTCCTCGTCTATGGCATCAGCATGTGGAGGCAGTCTGGCTTTGATGGATGCTG GTGTTCCTATTTCATCAGCTGTGGCAGGTGTCGCTATTGGACTCATATCCAAGGCAAACCCAGAGAAGCCATCAGAAATCCAGGATTACCGAATATTGACTGATATTCTG GGAATAGAGGATTACCTAGGAGACATGGACTTCAAACTGGCAGGAACAAACAAGGGTATCAATGCCTTACAG GCTGATGTGAAGATTCCAGGGTTACCTCTGAAACTTGTAATGGAGGCTATTCAGCAAGCCACAG TTGCTAAGAGGGAGATTTTGGGCATCATGAACAAGACCATTGCCAAGCCAAGGGATAAAAGAAAGGAGAATGGCCCAGTTGTCG AAAATGTCAGAGTCCCTGTCTCCAGACGAGCACGCTTTGTCGGACCAGGGGGATATAACCTCCGCAGACTACAAGCTCAAACGG GTGTGACGATAAGCCAGGTGGACGAGGAGACCTTCTCTGTGTTTGCACCTACTCCAGGTGCAATGAATGAAGCCCAGGAATTCATCACAGAAATCTGCAAGGATGAT CAAGAGCAGCTGCTGGAGTTTGGTGCTGTTTACACTGCCACCATCATGGAAATAAG GGACATTGGTGTCATGGTGAAGCTATATCCCAACATGAGTGCTGTTCTGCTCCATAACTCTCAGCTGGACCACAAACGG ATAAAACACCCAAGTGCTCTTGGATTAGAGGTTGGACAGCAGATTCAG GTTAAATACTTTGGGCGAGACCCAACAGATGGTAGAATGAGGCTTTCGAGGAAGGTGTTACAATCTCCAGCAGCAACAGTTGTTAAGACACTGAGTGAGAAACAGAGCATCTCCATGGGCACAGGGAATGGCCAAGCGACCAGCACCTCCTCTTGA